A single window of Myxocyprinus asiaticus isolate MX2 ecotype Aquarium Trade chromosome 34, UBuf_Myxa_2, whole genome shotgun sequence DNA harbors:
- the LOC127425494 gene encoding uncharacterized protein LOC127425494, which translates to MDLRLNNWVSWRSALGPRTLQQIHEEVKKEEQVEEKVLHRMRKVVQREEAWSSVYSVDNNRTTVANNVPKSSKVATLCSSEAAGLSPEPSTLKPENSEEPSTSKPEGRPQPKGFKQPSTPQQQKRSEETSKEESEEPSTPQPEEPSTPQPEVPSTPQPEETSTQELEEPSATQPEEPSTQELEEPSAPALEVPSVLQPEEPSVPQTEKPSTQEPEEPSTTQPEEPSTQELEEPSAPQPNEPSVPQLAEPSTQELEKPSISVPEDPSVPQPEEPSTQELEEPSTQKTEEPSTQELEEPSAPQPEEPSVPQLAEPSTQELEKPSISVPEDPSVPQPEEPSTQELEEPSTQETEEPSAPQPKEPFISAQEKPLSPQSEEPCTQELEGSEGSEEWVEQPSIPLAEPSTKAPEVSELAKSFSTSSTQTEENHEEEENGRSRDSRTGKRNV; encoded by the exons ATGGACCTGCGACTG AACAACTGGGTGTCTTGGAGAAGTGCTCTGGGTCCCAGGACTCTTCAGCAGATCCATGAGGAGGTCAAAAAGGAAGAGCAGGTGGAAGAGAAGGTCCTTCATAGGATGAGAAAAG TGGTGCAGAGAGAAGAAGCCTGGAGCTCTGTGTATTCAGTGGACAACAACAGGACCACAGTGGCCAATAATGTTCCCAAGAGTTCCAAG GTTGCTACCTTATGCAGCTCAGAGGCAGCAGGCCTCTCTCCTGAGCCCTCAACACTGAAACCAGAGAACTCAGAGGAGCCCTCAACATCAAAACCTGAGGGCAGACCACAACCAAAGGGCTTCAAACAGCCTTCTACACCACAACAACAGAAGCGTTCAGAGGAGACCTCCAAAGAAGAATCAGAGGAGCCCTCCACACCACAACCAGAAGAGCCCTCCACACCACAGCCAGAGGTGCCCTCCACACCACAACCAGAGGAGACCTCCACACAAGAACTAGAGGAGCCCTCCGCAACACAACCAGAGGAGCCCTCCACACAAGAACTAGAGGAGCCCTCCGCACCAGCACTAGAAGTGCCCTCCGTACTACAACCAGAGGAGCCCTCTGTACCACAAACAGAGAAGCCCTCCACACAAGAACCAGAGGAGCCCTCCACAACACAACCAGAGGAGCCCTCCACACAAGAACTAGAGGAGCCGTCCGCACCACAACCAAATGAGCCCTCTGTACCACAACTAGCGGAGCCCTCTACACAGGAACTAGAGAAGCCCTCCATATCAGTACCAGAGGATCCCTCCGTACCACAACCAGAGGAGCCCTCTACACAAGAACTAGAGGAGCCCTCTACACAAAAAACAGAGGAGCCCTCCACACAAGAACTAGAGGAGCCCTCCGCACCACAACCAGAGGAGCCCTCTGTACCACAACTAGCGGAGCCATCTACACAGGAACTAGAGAAGCCCTCCATATCAGTACCAGAGGATCCCTCCGTACCACAACCAGAGGAGCCCTCTACACAAGAACTAGAGGAGCCCTCTACACAAGAAACAGAGGAGCCCTCTGCACCACAACCAAAGGAGCCCTTCATATCAGCACAAGAGAAGCCCTTATCACCTCAGTCAGAGGAGCCCTGCACACAAGAACTAGAGGGCTCAGAGGGCTCAGAAGAATGGGTAGAACAACCATCAATACCCTTAGCTGAGCCCTCAACAAAAGCACCAGAGGTCTCAGAGCTTGCTAAGAGTTTTTCCACATCGTCCACCCAAACTGAAGAAAACCATGAGGAAGAAGAAAATGGGAGGAGCCGTGACAGCAGGACTGGGAAGAGGAATGTGTAA